A region of Mammaliicoccus sp. Dog046 DNA encodes the following proteins:
- the purK gene encoding 5-(carboxyamino)imidazole ribonucleotide synthase produces the protein MTYYNLKPGDMIGIVGGGQLGKMMAQSAQKMGFKVAILDPDKQCPAQFVAHEFINAAFSDESALNQLGEISKVVTYEFENIDSKQLETLTNKYNIPQGSQTVALLQDRLTEKQTLQSANVNIVPFLELKHRQDLEEVIETIGFPFIIKTRFGGYDGKGQSVIKSHDDLNEAIDMVENTTCVVEKYLNLNKEVSITATRDIYGKTVYFPLQENEHRNQILYKTVVPARLNLEEQAINEVEKIISKIHFVGTFTVEFFVTEDEGLYVNEIAPRPHNSGHYSIEACEYSQFDTHIMAVAGWHLPEQINLLKPAIMMNLLGQDMEHLQNDFSDHPDWHVHIYGKTENKVNRKMGHITKLSSDIDKDEAIFNQIFEGRK, from the coding sequence ATGACTTATTATAACCTTAAACCCGGTGATATGATCGGTATTGTTGGTGGTGGTCAATTAGGCAAAATGATGGCACAATCAGCGCAAAAAATGGGATTCAAGGTTGCAATACTAGATCCAGATAAACAATGCCCCGCACAATTTGTTGCACATGAATTTATCAATGCAGCTTTTTCAGATGAATCAGCGCTAAATCAATTAGGTGAAATTTCAAAAGTAGTCACATACGAATTTGAAAATATTGATTCTAAACAGCTCGAAACACTCACAAATAAATATAATATCCCTCAAGGTAGTCAAACAGTTGCATTATTGCAAGATAGATTGACTGAAAAACAAACACTCCAAAGTGCAAATGTAAATATAGTACCTTTCTTAGAATTGAAACATCGTCAAGATTTGGAAGAGGTAATCGAAACGATTGGTTTCCCATTTATTATTAAGACTCGATTCGGTGGATACGACGGCAAAGGTCAAAGTGTTATCAAATCACATGATGATTTGAATGAAGCAATTGATATGGTTGAAAACACAACATGCGTCGTTGAAAAATATTTGAATTTAAATAAAGAAGTATCAATAACTGCAACACGTGATATATATGGAAAGACAGTTTATTTCCCGTTACAAGAAAATGAACATAGAAACCAAATTTTATATAAAACTGTTGTACCAGCACGATTAAACTTGGAAGAACAAGCAATCAATGAAGTTGAAAAGATTATTTCAAAAATTCATTTCGTAGGTACGTTTACAGTTGAATTTTTCGTGACTGAAGATGAAGGTTTATACGTGAATGAAATTGCACCTAGACCGCACAATTCAGGTCATTATTCAATTGAAGCTTGCGAGTACTCTCAGTTTGATACACATATCATGGCTGTTGCTGGTTGGCATCTACCTGAACAAATCAACTTGTTGAAACCTGCAATTATGATGAATCTACTTGGACAAGATATGGAACATTTACAGAATGACTTTTCAGATCATCCAGATTGGCATGTGCATATATATGGTAAAACAGAGAACAAAGTAAATCGTAAAATGGGTCACATTACGAAATTATCAAGTGATATTGATAAAGATGAAGCGATATTCAATCAAATTTTTGAAGGGCGGAAATAA
- the purE gene encoding 5-(carboxyamino)imidazole ribonucleotide mutase, protein MKVAVIMGSSSDWPIMKEACDMLDYFSIQYEKKVVSAHRTPLEMVEFAKNATSQNIDIIIAGAGGAAHLPGMVASLTTAPVIGVPIETKSLKGMDSLLSIVQMPGGIPVATTAIGKAGAKNAGILAARMIGMTDETVKQQLVDYEQSLVVKVEEMQNDLL, encoded by the coding sequence ATGAAAGTAGCAGTAATAATGGGTAGTTCTTCAGATTGGCCGATAATGAAAGAAGCATGCGACATGCTTGATTACTTTAGTATTCAATATGAAAAGAAGGTTGTATCTGCTCATAGAACACCATTAGAAATGGTTGAATTTGCAAAAAATGCTACAAGCCAAAATATTGATATCATCATCGCTGGTGCAGGTGGTGCAGCACATTTACCTGGTATGGTAGCTTCGTTAACTACAGCTCCAGTTATTGGCGTGCCGATTGAAACGAAAAGTTTAAAAGGTATGGATTCATTATTATCCATTGTACAAATGCCTGGTGGTATTCCAGTTGCAACGACAGCAATCGGTAAAGCAGGAGCGAAAAATGCTGGTATCCTAGCTGCAAGAATGATAGGTATGACAGATGAAACAGTGAAACAACAATTAGTCGATTACGAACAAAGCTTAGTCGTAAAAGTGGAGGAAATGCAAAATGACTTATTATAA
- the folD gene encoding bifunctional methylenetetrahydrofolate dehydrogenase/methenyltetrahydrofolate cyclohydrolase FolD, giving the protein MVAKILDGKEIAKDYRAGLQREVETLKSHNIVPKLSVILVGNDGASQSYVNSKKKAAEKIGMISEVIHMDETSSEEEVLNELDRLNNDDSVSGILVQVPLPKQVSEAKVLESINPEKDVDGFNPINIGRLYTGERTFIPCTPLGIMEILKHADIDLKGKNVAVIGRSHIVGQPVSKLLTDQDATVTLLHSKSTNTEEVLKQADVIVSAVGRVHLVTKDLVKPGAVIVDVGNTPGEDGKLKGDVDFEAVKEVAGAITPVPGGVGPLTITMVLNNTLLAEKWKNGIE; this is encoded by the coding sequence ATGGTAGCAAAAATTCTAGATGGAAAAGAAATCGCAAAGGACTACAGAGCCGGCTTACAACGTGAGGTAGAAACATTAAAATCTCATAATATCGTTCCAAAGCTTTCAGTTATTCTTGTAGGTAATGACGGTGCAAGCCAAAGTTATGTAAATTCTAAGAAGAAAGCAGCAGAAAAAATTGGAATGATTTCTGAAGTCATACATATGGATGAAACTTCAAGTGAAGAAGAAGTCCTTAATGAATTAGATAGATTAAATAATGATGATTCAGTAAGTGGTATTCTTGTACAAGTGCCACTACCTAAGCAAGTTTCTGAAGCTAAAGTTTTAGAATCGATTAATCCTGAGAAAGATGTAGATGGATTTAATCCAATTAACATTGGAAGACTTTATACAGGCGAACGTACATTTATTCCATGTACACCACTAGGCATCATGGAAATCCTTAAACATGCAGATATCGATTTGAAAGGTAAAAATGTAGCAGTCATCGGTAGAAGTCATATCGTTGGTCAACCTGTAAGTAAATTGTTAACTGATCAAGATGCTACTGTAACTTTACTTCACTCTAAATCTACAAATACTGAAGAAGTATTAAAACAAGCCGATGTGATTGTAAGTGCAGTTGGACGCGTACATTTAGTTACTAAAGATTTAGTTAAACCAGGTGCAGTCATTGTAGACGTAGGTAACACACCAGGCGAAGATGGAAAACTTAAAGGTGACGTTGATTTCGAAGCCGTTAAAGAAGTTGCTGGTGCAATTACTCCCGTTCCAGGAGGCGTTGGCCCATTAACAATTACAATGGTATTAAATAATACATTGCTTGCTGAAAAATGGAAAAACGGAATTGAATAA
- a CDS encoding globin domain-containing protein codes for MLTEETKEIVKQTVPVLEQHGTEITSVFYKRLFEAHPELLDIFNKTNQKQGKQQTALAQTVLAAAKHIDHLEAIVPNVNQIAHKHRALQVKEEHYPIVGEFLLKAIKEVLGDAATDDIMNAWEQTYGEIASVFIQMEKAMYEQAAWDDFKSFKITNIEQQGTTMKSFEVEPEGNIDIPKLVAGQYITVRIKPTNDDNLALRHYSLYSVQEDGKLRFAVKREGSEDKKGLVSHDLHDQYSVGDSIEISAPAGDFKVESEDHKKLLLLSSGAGVTPMLAMLEDEAAKGTEIHFVHVNETESDVPFKKEINALNEKYNNVEVTYHLKETQGYITNEEVKSWTDENVDIYLCGGLTFMDSIFDLLATVNIDQSDVHFEPFGPKMSITQV; via the coding sequence ATGTTAACCGAAGAAACAAAAGAGATTGTTAAACAAACTGTGCCAGTTCTTGAGCAGCATGGTACTGAAATTACAAGTGTATTTTACAAAAGATTGTTTGAAGCACATCCAGAACTTTTAGATATTTTTAATAAAACGAATCAAAAGCAAGGAAAACAACAAACTGCACTAGCACAAACAGTATTAGCAGCGGCAAAACATATCGATCATTTAGAAGCAATTGTTCCAAATGTGAATCAAATTGCGCATAAACACCGTGCGTTACAAGTTAAAGAAGAACATTATCCAATCGTTGGAGAATTCTTATTGAAAGCAATTAAAGAAGTATTAGGTGATGCTGCAACGGATGACATTATGAATGCTTGGGAACAAACGTATGGGGAAATTGCGAGCGTATTTATACAAATGGAAAAAGCAATGTACGAACAAGCAGCATGGGATGATTTCAAATCGTTTAAAATTACAAATATCGAACAACAAGGTACAACGATGAAATCATTTGAAGTTGAACCAGAAGGCAACATTGATATACCTAAACTTGTAGCAGGTCAATATATTACTGTACGTATTAAACCTACAAATGATGATAACTTAGCATTACGTCACTATTCTTTATATTCTGTACAAGAAGACGGTAAACTTAGATTTGCCGTTAAACGTGAAGGTAGTGAAGATAAAAAAGGATTAGTATCACATGATTTACATGATCAATATTCAGTAGGCGATTCAATTGAAATCTCTGCACCAGCTGGAGACTTTAAAGTAGAATCAGAAGATCATAAAAAATTATTACTACTATCTTCAGGTGCAGGTGTAACACCAATGTTAGCTATGTTGGAAGATGAAGCAGCTAAAGGAACTGAAATTCATTTCGTACATGTTAATGAAACTGAATCGGACGTGCCATTTAAAAAAGAAATAAATGCTTTAAATGAAAAATACAATAATGTAGAAGTGACATATCACTTAAAAGAAACCCAAGGTTATATCACAAACGAAGAAGTGAAATCTTGGACAGATGAAAATGTTGATATTTATTTATGTGGTGGATTAACATTTATGGATTCAATTTTTGATTTATTAGCAACAGTTAATATAGATCAGTCAGATGTTCATTTCGAACCATTTGGTCCAAAAATGAGTATTACACAAGTATAA
- a CDS encoding Rrf2 family transcriptional regulator encodes MKLTQYTDYSLRVLIYLAQQNNQTQIEEIAKFYGISKNHLTKVVHQLVKLGYLKSIRGRNGGIRLDQSPADINIGKLVRQTEDHFELVECFNMETNTCPIAFNCGLKGALNHALNEYLLTLDQYYLIDIIPKSPLNDTNYNLG; translated from the coding sequence ATGAAGCTCACACAATACACCGATTATTCATTACGTGTCCTCATCTATTTAGCACAGCAAAATAATCAAACCCAAATAGAAGAAATAGCAAAGTTTTATGGTATTTCTAAAAATCATCTCACTAAAGTTGTTCATCAACTTGTAAAACTTGGTTACTTAAAATCAATTCGAGGTCGAAACGGCGGTATACGATTGGACCAATCCCCTGCTGATATCAATATAGGAAAGCTTGTACGGCAAACTGAAGATCATTTTGAACTTGTTGAATGTTTCAACATGGAAACCAATACTTGCCCCATTGCGTTTAATTGTGGTCTTAAAGGTGCACTGAATCATGCGTTGAATGAATACCTTCTTACTTTAGATCAATATTATTTAATCGATATTATCCCTAAATCCCCACTAAATGACACTAATTACAATCTTGGATGA
- a CDS encoding immunoglobulin-like domain-containing protein, whose product MKDGALDGTKDKKDAKDSDKKEKAEVADNKKTSTKNLDSNMPLITVPTKDLVYQGDSFDPMKGVKALDKKDGDITDKVTVKGDIDTSKTGLQYITYHVKDSDGYYYTYKRGVYVNDADLAPKPELSGVKDVTISKGESFDLLKDIKAKDNSGKDLTKDIVTSGDVNTKKAGKYKVGYAVSDADGHIAAQGRTITVK is encoded by the coding sequence GTGAAAGATGGTGCTTTAGATGGTACTAAAGACAAAAAAGACGCTAAAGACTCAGATAAAAAAGAAAAAGCAGAAGTAGCAGACAATAAAAAAACGTCTACTAAAAATTTAGATTCAAATATGCCACTTATTACGGTACCTACTAAAGATTTAGTATACCAAGGCGATAGCTTCGACCCTATGAAAGGTGTTAAAGCATTAGACAAGAAAGATGGCGACATTACTGATAAAGTAACTGTTAAAGGTGATATTGATACATCTAAGACAGGTTTACAATATATTACTTATCACGTTAAAGATTCAGATGGTTACTACTACACTTACAAACGTGGTGTATATGTAAATGACGCTGATTTAGCTCCTAAACCAGAATTATCAGGTGTTAAAGATGTAACAATTTCTAAAGGTGAATCATTCGATTTATTAAAAGATATTAAAGCTAAAGATAATTCAGGAAAAGATTTAACAAAAGACATCGTTACAAGCGGTGACGTTAATACTAAAAAAGCTGGTAAATATAAAGTCGGTTATGCAGTATCAGATGCTGATGGACATATTGCAGCTCAAGGTAGAACGATAACAGTTAAATAA
- the qoxA gene encoding cytochrome aa3 quinol oxidase subunit II: MAKLKSILLMSTLGLLLSGCSNLEVLNPKGPMAEDQHFLIIFSIIMMVFIVVVVLILFLIFIAKYRKNKNETSGTMHHNFVLEAVWFIIPVIILVALAIPTVKSLYSYEEAPKSDEDPVVIYATSAGFKWFFSYPDEKIETVNHVTIPEGRPVVFKLQSMDTMTSFWVPQLGGQKYAMTSMTMDWTLKANETGTFKGRNSNFNGEGFSRQTFNVNSVSSKDYDAWVSKSQKRKTLDQDTFDRQLLPTTKNKELTYSGTHLAFVDAAADPEYIFHAYKRFRYVPKDPNFYDESKGVTTKPVLPGRKVTVTNPNYERHGMKPMILKNNEKYDSEFKKKEDHHMDEMEKIQDDAKSKEEKASDKNHGGDK, translated from the coding sequence GTGGCAAAGTTAAAGTCAATACTTCTCATGTCAACTCTAGGTTTATTGCTTAGTGGTTGTTCAAATTTAGAAGTATTAAATCCTAAGGGACCGATGGCAGAAGATCAACATTTCTTAATTATTTTCTCAATTATAATGATGGTTTTCATCGTCGTAGTGGTCTTAATTTTGTTTTTAATATTTATTGCTAAATATAGAAAAAACAAAAACGAAACATCAGGTACAATGCATCACAACTTCGTATTAGAAGCAGTTTGGTTTATTATTCCTGTTATTATTTTAGTGGCGTTAGCTATTCCAACCGTTAAATCGCTCTACTCGTATGAAGAAGCACCGAAATCAGATGAAGATCCGGTAGTTATTTATGCGACAAGTGCAGGATTTAAATGGTTCTTTAGTTATCCAGACGAAAAAATAGAAACAGTGAATCATGTAACTATTCCAGAAGGTAGACCAGTCGTATTCAAACTTCAATCTATGGATACAATGACAAGTTTTTGGGTTCCTCAATTAGGTGGTCAAAAATATGCCATGACAAGCATGACTATGGATTGGACGTTAAAAGCCAATGAAACTGGTACGTTTAAAGGTAGAAATTCAAACTTTAATGGTGAAGGTTTCTCTAGACAAACTTTCAATGTTAACTCAGTAAGTTCTAAAGACTACGATGCTTGGGTTTCTAAATCTCAAAAACGTAAAACATTAGATCAAGATACATTTGATCGTCAATTATTACCAACAACTAAGAATAAGGAACTTACATATAGCGGAACACATTTAGCATTTGTTGATGCTGCTGCAGATCCAGAATATATCTTCCATGCATATAAACGTTTCCGTTACGTACCAAAAGATCCTAACTTCTATGATGAAAGTAAAGGCGTAACTACAAAACCTGTACTGCCAGGACGTAAAGTTACAGTTACAAACCCTAACTATGAGCGTCATGGTATGAAACCTATGATTCTTAAAAACAATGAGAAATATGATAGTGAATTCAAGAAAAAAGAAGACCATCATATGGATGAAATGGAAAAAATACAAGATGATGCTAAATCTAAAGAAGAAAAAGCTTCTGATAAAAACCATGGAGGTGACAAATAA
- the qoxB gene encoding cytochrome aa3 quinol oxidase subunit I, producing MNFPWHEFLLQNDWMITMAQITLVIAGIAVVGGLTYFKKWKWLYSEWLTSVDHKKIGVMYIVCAIIMFFRGGLDALLIRLQLMVPNNEFLESQHYNEIFTTHGVIMIMFMAMPFIIGLMNVVVPLQIGARDVAFPMLNNLSFWLFAAGMGLFNISFVIGGSPAAGWTNYAPLATDFSPGTGINYYLVSLQIAGIGTLATGINFFVTILKLRTKSMKFMQIPMFSMTTLITSLLIILAFPILTVALALMTFDRLMGTNFYEIANGGMPMLWANFFWVWGHPEVYILVLPAFGIYSEIIPTFARKRLFGHQSMVWAICGIAFLSFIVWVHHFFTMGNGALVNSFFSITTMLIAVPTGVKIFNWLFTLHKGRITFESPMLFSLAFIPNFTLGGVTGVMLAMASADYQYHNTYFLVAHFHYVIIAGVVFACFAGLIFWYPKMFGYKLNEKINQWLFWTFVLGFNVCFLPQFILGLDGMPRRLYKYVPQDGWFSLNFISTIGAFLMGIGFLALVWNVVYSFLKAKRESTGDNWNGLGRTLEWATASAMPPHYNFAITPEWYDTETFVDMKKNGKHYLDNQDYKDIHMPNNTHIGFWFAVFIMFAGFFVIFETYVPAIIFGIGVLVCMFWRSFENDHGYHIHAEELKENEAKLRELREQEEKEDNKDE from the coding sequence ATGAATTTTCCATGGCATGAGTTTCTCTTACAAAATGACTGGATGATTACAATGGCACAAATCACGCTAGTTATAGCGGGTATTGCTGTCGTTGGAGGTTTAACTTACTTTAAAAAATGGAAATGGTTGTACTCTGAATGGTTAACTTCAGTTGACCATAAAAAAATCGGTGTAATGTACATCGTATGTGCAATCATCATGTTTTTCCGTGGTGGTTTAGATGCATTATTAATTCGTTTACAATTAATGGTGCCAAATAATGAATTCTTAGAGTCTCAACATTATAATGAAATTTTCACTACACACGGCGTTATTATGATTATGTTTATGGCAATGCCATTTATCATTGGTTTAATGAACGTTGTTGTACCATTACAAATTGGTGCAAGAGACGTTGCGTTCCCAATGCTTAACAACTTAAGTTTCTGGTTGTTCGCTGCCGGAATGGGATTATTCAATATCTCATTTGTAATTGGTGGATCACCAGCAGCAGGTTGGACAAACTATGCACCATTAGCAACTGATTTCAGTCCAGGTACTGGTATTAACTACTACCTAGTTTCACTTCAGATTGCTGGTATTGGTACATTAGCAACAGGGATTAACTTCTTTGTTACTATTTTAAAATTACGTACTAAATCAATGAAATTTATGCAAATCCCAATGTTCTCTATGACAACATTAATTACGTCATTATTAATCATTTTAGCTTTCCCTATTTTAACTGTCGCACTTGCTTTAATGACATTCGACCGTTTAATGGGTACAAACTTCTATGAAATTGCTAATGGCGGTATGCCAATGTTATGGGCGAACTTCTTCTGGGTATGGGGTCACCCTGAAGTTTATATTCTGGTATTACCTGCTTTCGGTATTTACTCAGAAATTATCCCTACGTTTGCAAGAAAGAGATTATTCGGTCATCAAAGTATGGTCTGGGCAATCTGTGGTATTGCATTCTTAAGCTTTATCGTTTGGGTTCACCATTTCTTCACTATGGGTAATGGTGCATTAGTTAACTCATTCTTCTCAATTACAACAATGTTAATTGCAGTACCAACCGGTGTTAAAATATTCAACTGGCTATTCACCTTGCATAAAGGTCGAATCACATTTGAATCACCTATGTTGTTCTCATTAGCATTTATTCCTAACTTTACATTAGGTGGAGTAACTGGTGTTATGCTTGCAATGGCATCAGCCGATTATCAATACCACAACACATATTTCTTAGTGGCGCATTTCCACTATGTAATTATTGCAGGTGTTGTATTCGCATGTTTCGCAGGTTTAATATTCTGGTATCCAAAAATGTTTGGTTATAAATTAAATGAAAAAATCAATCAGTGGTTATTCTGGACATTCGTATTAGGATTTAACGTATGTTTCTTACCTCAATTTATTTTAGGTTTAGATGGTATGCCACGTCGTTTATACAAATATGTACCTCAAGATGGATGGTTTTCATTAAACTTCATCTCAACAATCGGTGCATTCTTAATGGGTATTGGTTTCTTAGCACTTGTTTGGAACGTCGTTTACAGCTTCCTTAAAGCTAAACGTGAATCTACAGGTGACAACTGGAATGGCTTAGGTAGAACTTTAGAGTGGGCAACTGCATCAGCAATGCCACCTCATTACAACTTTGCTATTACACCAGAATGGTATGATACAGAAACATTTGTAGATATGAAGAAAAATGGTAAACACTATCTTGATAATCAAGATTATAAAGATATTCATATGCCAAACAATACTCATATCGGTTTCTGGTTCGCAGTATTTATTATGTTCGCAGGTTTCTTCGTAATATTTGAAACTTACGTTCCAGCAATTATCTTCGGTATTGGTGTTCTTGTTTGTATGTTCTGGAGAAGTTTCGAGAACGATCACGGTTACCATATCCACGCTGAAGAACTGAAAGAAAACGAAGCTAAATTACGTGAATTACGTGAACAAGAAGAAAAGGAGGACAATAAAGATGAGTAA
- the qoxC gene encoding cytochrome aa3 quinol oxidase subunit III, producing MSNEQHQTIDTVNETGQLNKLGFWIFLTAEVALFGTLFATFLVLQKSGSYGGFETPELFELPLVMIMTFLLLVSSYTCGIAVYYMRKQNVKLMMIWMIITLLLGAGFVGFELFEFTHYVHEGVTAQLGSFWSGFFILLGTHGLHVTVGIFWISGILIQILRRGLTEYNAPKVFIGSLYWHFLDVVWIFIFTLVYLVGMVSGS from the coding sequence ATGAGTAATGAACAACACCAAACAATTGATACTGTTAATGAAACAGGACAATTAAATAAACTCGGATTTTGGATCTTTCTTACAGCTGAAGTTGCGTTATTCGGTACGTTATTTGCTACGTTCTTAGTATTACAAAAAAGTGGTTCATACGGTGGCTTTGAAACACCAGAATTATTTGAACTTCCATTAGTTATGATCATGACGTTCCTACTTTTAGTAAGTAGTTACACTTGTGGTATCGCAGTTTATTATATGCGTAAACAAAATGTTAAATTAATGATGATTTGGATGATTATTACCTTACTATTAGGTGCTGGATTCGTTGGATTTGAGCTTTTCGAATTTACACACTATGTACATGAAGGCGTAACAGCTCAATTAGGTTCATTCTGGTCTGGATTCTTCATCCTATTAGGTACTCACGGACTTCACGTTACTGTAGGTATCTTCTGGATAAGTGGTATATTAATTCAAATCCTTAGACGTGGATTAACTGAATATAATGCACCAAAAGTATTTATCGGAAGTTTATATTGGCATTTCTTAGATGTTGTATGGATCTTTATCTTTACACTAGTTTATCTTGTAGGGATGGTGAGTGGATCATGA
- the qoxD gene encoding cytochrome aa3 quinol oxidase subunit IV: MSKTVISHTVGLIFSIVLTLLAVYVMLYTGMSLQVRTSIIIGFAFVQALVQLLMFMHVTEGPDGRAVAFKVFFAVVITLLVIIGTYWVMVGGHAAHM; the protein is encoded by the coding sequence ATGAGTAAAACAGTCATTTCACATACAGTCGGATTAATATTTTCAATTGTACTAACATTGTTAGCTGTTTATGTAATGTTATACACTGGCATGTCTCTTCAAGTTAGAACATCAATTATTATTGGATTTGCTTTTGTACAAGCATTAGTTCAATTATTAATGTTCATGCATGTTACAGAAGGACCGGACGGCCGTGCAGTAGCCTTTAAAGTATTCTTCGCAGTAGTAATTACTTTATTAGTAATTATAGGTACTTATTGGGTTATGGTTGGCGGTCACGCTGCTCACATGTAA
- a CDS encoding alanyl-tRNA editing protein: MNEELYLLDSYKNNCIININSISEDRRSICIDKTIFYPGGGGQPKDIGYIEHNGNHYVIENIELDQNQQYIYRLSTPLPTDIRTVTMHIDWEHRYKNMRYHTLLHLISGYLYLTYGALATSSQIEKGYARLEVTFSEDCLPDELNKEKLNNKIEELITHESPVNIKYVKRKDLEKNNELIRTYTNLIPEQINNIRLIEIEGVDKQACAGTHVSNIKEIGSFQIEQLKSKGRLKKRIKVVIT; encoded by the coding sequence ATGAATGAAGAACTATATTTATTAGATAGTTATAAAAATAACTGTATTATTAATATAAATTCTATAAGTGAAGACAGGAGAAGTATCTGTATAGACAAAACGATTTTTTATCCTGGAGGGGGTGGTCAACCTAAAGATATTGGGTACATTGAACATAATGGGAATCATTATGTAATTGAAAATATAGAATTAGATCAAAATCAACAATATATTTATAGGTTAAGTACTCCCTTACCCACTGATATAAGGACAGTAACTATGCATATAGATTGGGAACATAGGTATAAAAATATGCGTTATCATACGTTATTACATTTAATATCTGGCTATTTGTACTTAACATATGGGGCTTTGGCAACTAGTAGCCAAATTGAAAAAGGCTATGCACGTCTAGAAGTAACTTTTTCAGAAGACTGTTTACCGGATGAATTAAATAAAGAAAAATTGAATAATAAAATAGAAGAGCTAATTACACATGAATCTCCAGTAAACATCAAATATGTTAAACGTAAAGATCTTGAGAAGAATAATGAATTAATAAGAACTTATACAAATTTAATTCCAGAACAAATTAACAATATAAGATTAATTGAAATTGAAGGGGTAGACAAACAAGCTTGTGCTGGAACGCATGTATCAAATATTAAAGAAATAGGTTCTTTTCAAATAGAACAATTAAAAAGCAAAGGGCGACTAAAGAAACGCATTAAAGTTGTTATCACTTAA
- a CDS encoding low specificity L-threonine aldolase, translating to MISFENDYLEGAHTNVLAQLVKTNMIQESGYGMDNFTVRAKEKIKNVIDCPEATVKFLVGGTQTNQVVINSILKPYEGVIAADTGHISTHEAGAIEYTGHKILSIPSNEGKITAIDIDNLVRDFYNDKNYRHMVFPGMVYISFPTEYGTLYSREELITISNICKKHDLPLYIDGARLGYGLASYESELTIKDIAKYSDIFYIGGTKIGALCGEAVVFTNKNEPSHFTTLIKQHGALLAKSRLVSIQFLELFNNNLYFEISRHAVDMSLKIKKSLLQKGYKLYYDSPTNQQFIVVNNSKLQELEEKIKFSFWEKYDEEHTVIRFATSWATKEENVDFLIDLL from the coding sequence ATGATTTCATTTGAAAATGATTATCTTGAAGGAGCACATACTAATGTGTTAGCACAATTAGTAAAAACAAATATGATACAAGAGTCTGGATATGGTATGGATAATTTTACTGTTAGAGCAAAAGAAAAAATTAAAAATGTAATTGATTGTCCTGAAGCTACAGTTAAATTTTTAGTAGGAGGTACACAGACGAATCAAGTTGTTATTAATTCTATCTTGAAGCCATATGAAGGTGTTATTGCTGCAGACACAGGCCATATCAGTACACATGAAGCAGGTGCCATTGAATATACGGGTCATAAGATATTAAGCATACCTTCTAATGAGGGGAAAATTACAGCTATAGATATTGATAATCTAGTAAGAGATTTTTATAACGATAAAAATTACAGACATATGGTTTTTCCAGGTATGGTTTATATTTCTTTTCCAACAGAATACGGTACATTATACAGTCGAGAAGAATTGATAACGATATCTAATATATGTAAAAAACATGATTTACCATTATATATAGATGGAGCACGTTTAGGTTATGGTTTAGCAAGTTATGAAAGTGAATTGACTATAAAAGATATTGCTAAATATAGTGATATTTTTTACATTGGTGGAACGAAAATTGGCGCTTTATGTGGAGAAGCTGTTGTATTTACTAATAAAAATGAACCAAGTCATTTTACAACATTGATAAAACAACATGGTGCTCTTTTAGCTAAAAGTAGATTAGTTAGTATTCAATTTCTAGAATTGTTCAATAATAATCTATACTTTGAAATTAGTCGACATGCAGTAGATATGTCATTAAAAATAAAAAAATCATTATTACAAAAAGGGTATAAGCTTTATTACGATTCTCCTACAAATCAGCAATTTATTGTTGTTAATAATAGTAAATTGCAAGAATTAGAAGAAAAAATTAAATTTTCTTTTTGGGAAAAGTATGATGAGGAACATACAGTTATCCGTTTTGCTACTAGCTGGGCAACTAAAGAAGAAAATGTGGACTTTTTAATAGATTTATTGTAA